The Enterobacter mori genomic interval GTTGTAGGATTCATCGGCGCGTATGCCCACCAGCATTGCGGCAGGGCGATGCTGTGCAAACCAGTCAGAAAACGCACGGACAAAGGCTTCAAACGTCATGCCCGGCTGGTAGAAATCGAAGTAATCAGGGGCGGTTATCGCCTCTTCGGGCGGCTGGCGAACCCACGGTTTGCCCGGCTCCCAGCATTGCCATTCGGGCTGGTATTGCGACAGGGCGTTTTGCGTCGTGAGTGGCAGAGCGACCCACCAGTATTTTGCAATCACATCGCCATACTGCTGGAGCATTCTATTTACATGCTCAATGGTGTAAGTGAACTGCGCTTCCCAGTCTATAAAGAGCAGATGAATTTTCTTGCCCATTTTTCGGGCTTGTTGAGCCGTCAAATGCAGCATGATGGTCGAATCTTTCCCGCCTGAAAATGAAACACAAACCATCGGGAGATTCTCAAGCGTCCATGCGATGCGGTCTACCGCGGCCTCAAGGACATTTTGGTTTAGTGGATACTTATACATTGACAAGGTAAATGCCTCCCTGCAAATAAATACCGGATGGGTGTCAATAATCAAGAGAGAGTAATATTAGGTAAAAATAGGATGAGGTAAATGAAAAAGAGAAATGTTTTTCTTAATTATAAATGTGGGTTATGTATTGCAGGAAAGTAAATGGCTGCGGTAAACGCAGCCATCGCCATTTAATTTTCTGCAACCTGGCCGATAAATGATGAGAAAATTGAACTGTTCAAGGCTGAACGGTTATAGATCATAAAAACGTCCAGCGGAGGAAGCATAAACGGTGCATCTAATTTCTTGAGTCTCAGAACATGTTTGTATTTTTCATAAAATATCTCCGGCACGTATCCGACCAAATGCGAGGCACTGATCATGGCCATAATAGTGAATACGGAGTCACAACGAAAACCGATTGTCTTGTCAGCATGCACTTTTTCAACCATAGATTGATAGCTCTTTACGCCGGGTTCGTCGCTCATGAAAACAGTAAACTTCTCTTCGTTAAGTTCCTCCATCGTGACAACATCCTTCATACGCGGATGATCCTGGCTGCATACCATAACCATTGAATAGGAAGCGTAAGGCACACAGATCATTGAACGGTTGCTCACCGGCGCCATGGAGAAGATGAGATCTGCTTTACGGTAGGCCAATAGGTCTTCTGCAGAATCCGCAGTAAGCAGCATATCATGAAGCTCGATCTGATAATTATGCTCTCTCATCAATAGCTTAAGCGGATCCAGTAGATTTTCAGTGGTCAGGATCTGCGGGCAATAGAGGATAAAGTTCTTCTTCAGCACGGAGCCATGCATGATGTTTATCGTCTGCTCCAGCTGATTAAGATTTTGCTCAAGATGATGGTGGAGATTGATGCCCACCGTGGTTGGCGTGATCCCCTTACCGGAACGAATAAACAGCGGGTCGTTGAGCTGGCTACGCAGGCGCTGAAGTGACTGACTGACCGCAGAGGGGGTAATGTAGAGTGTTTCTGCTGCCTTGCTGATGCTCAAGTGTTGAAAGATACATTCAAAAATGACCAGCAGGTTAAGGTCGAATTTTTTCAGATCGTAGAGGTTTGCCATGTTTCATCCTGAGTACGCTGTGTTGCGTTATCACATAACTGATAACTATAGGAGTAAGTTAACCTTTTATCATCCATGAGAATAACTTACTTAATTAACGATTTATTTTCGCTTAATATATCACGAAGGTAGATTAATGAAATAGATCTTCAATGAGTATTAAGATACTTTTATCTTTAAAAGTGCGATTCCTTTCATTGAAATAGTTTTCATTTATATATAGATAATAATCATCATTCTTATCTATTTCTCCCTGCCTGGGCACCAAAGGAAATAAACGACAGCACATGTTCGTTAAAACCTATCACAGCCATAGATAGGATTGCCGCTCAGGTGCATTGCTCTTACGCTGGACGGGTGTTGTAATCATTCGGCTGTTATTGCCTTGATATAAGGTTATAGAGCGCAACGCAACGCCAGCTTCGGCTGGCACTGAATGTACCTGCGGGGAGTTCAGGTATCAGGGCCGCCCGTTGAGGCGGCCTTTTTACTTTCGGGCGCCCTTTAATAAGGTTCACCTTGCTGTCTTGTTGATGTTGTAAGGTTTGGCTGATTGATTTGATAAAGCATACGCATTAGCCCCGATGAAGAAAGTTGGTTACCTTACATCTCAACGAAAACACGGAGGAAGTACAGATGTCTTTGATTAACACTAAAATTAAACCTTTCAAAAACCAGGCGTTCAAAAACGGTGAATTCATCGAAGTTACCGAGAAAGATACCGAAGGCCGCTGGAGCGTGTTCTTCTTCTATCCGGCTGACTTTACCTTCGTTTGCCCGACTGAACTGGGCGACGTAGCAGACCATTACGAGGAACTGCAGAAGCTGGGCGTAGACGTTTACTCTGTTTCTACCGATACCCACTTCACCCACAAAGCATGGCACGGCAGCTCTGAAACCATCGCGAAAATCAAATACGCGATGATCGGTGACCCGACTGGCGCCCTGACCCGTAACTTCGACAATATGCGTGAAGATGAAGGCCTGGCCGACCGTGCGACCTTCGTTGTTGACCCGCAGGGCATTATCCAGGCTATCGAAGTTACCGCTGAAGGTATCGGCCGTGACGCATCTGACCTGCTGCGTAAAGTGAAAGCCGCTCAGTACGTGGCTTCTCACCCAGGCGAAGTGTGCCCGGCGAAATGGAAAGAAGGCGAAGCGACGCTGGCTCCATCTTTAGACCTGGTCGGTAAGATCTAAGTCTGTAAAGCCTGGCGGCCCGCGCTTGCACAGGCCTACAGTATCGTAGGCCGGGTAAACGAAGTGCCACCCGGCAATCAACGGGCGCCCCCCGCGCCCGTTTCATCTAACTCCATGATGCAAGTTGCATTCAGGCCGCCCGATTAAGGCAGCTTGCATGATGACGTTTTAAGAGAGGGAAGAATAATGCTCGACACTACGATGAAAACCCAGCTCAAGGCCTACCTTGAGAAGCTGACCAAACCCGTTGAGCTGATTGCCACGCTGGACGACAGCGCGAAATCGGCAGAGATCAAGGAACTGCTGGCGGAGATCGCCGAACTGTCACCGAAAGTGACCTTCAAAGAAGATAATGCGCTTGCAGTCCGTAAGCCCTCTTTCCTGATTACCAACCCAGGCTCCGACCAGGGGCCACGCTTTGCCGGTTCTCCGCTGGGCCATGAATTTACCTCACTGGTGCTGGCGCTGCTGTGGACCGGTGGTCATCCGTCAAAAGAAGCGCAGGCGCTGCTGGAGCAGATCCGCGATATCGACGGTGACTTTGAGTTTGAAACTTACTACTCACTCTCCTGCCACAACTGCCCGGACGTGGTGCAGGCGCTGAACCTGATGTCAGTCCTGAACCCGCGCATTAAGCACACGGCGATTGACGGCGGTACCTTCCAGAATGAAATCACCGATCGCAACGTGATGGGCGTTCCGGCGGTCTATATGAACGGCAAAGAGTTCGGCCAGGGCCGTATGACGCTGACTGAAATCGTTGCCAAAGTGGATACCGGTGCTGAAAAGCGTGCGGCGGAAGCGCTGAACAAACGCGATGCCTACGACGTGCTGATCGTCGGTTCCGGCCCTGCGGGTGCGGCTGCTGCGGTGTACTCCGCGCGTAAAGGTATCCGTACCGGCCTGATGGGCGAACGCTTTGGTGGCCAGGTGCTGGATACCGTAGACATCGAAAACTACATTTCCGTGCCGAAAACGGAAGGTCAGAAACTGGCAGGTGCACTGAAAGCGCACGTCAGCGACTACGACGTGGACGTGATCGACAGCCAGAGCGCCAGCAAGCTGGTTCCTGCAGCGGTCGAGGGTGGTTTACACCAGATTGAAACCGCGTCCGGCGCGGTGCTGAAAGCACGCAGCATTATCATTGCCACCGGCGCGAAATGGCGCAACATGAACGTCCCGGGCGAAGATCAGTATCGCACCAAAGGCGTGACCTACTGCCCGCACTGCGACGGCCCGCTGTTTAAAGGGAAACGCGTGGCGGTGATCGGCGGCGGTAACTCCGGCGTGGAAGCGGCAATCGACCTGGCGGGTATTGTTGAACACGTGACGCTGCTGGAATTTGCACCAGAGATGAAGGCGGACCAGGTTCTGCAGGATAAAGTCCGCAGCCTGAAAAACGTCGATATCGTGCTGAACGCGCAGACCACGGAAGTGAAGGGCGACGGCAGCAAAGTGACCGGGCTGGAATACCGTGACCGCGTG includes:
- the citR gene encoding DNA-binding transcriptional repressor CitR, with the protein product MANLYDLKKFDLNLLVIFECIFQHLSISKAAETLYITPSAVSQSLQRLRSQLNDPLFIRSGKGITPTTVGINLHHHLEQNLNQLEQTINIMHGSVLKKNFILYCPQILTTENLLDPLKLLMREHNYQIELHDMLLTADSAEDLLAYRKADLIFSMAPVSNRSMICVPYASYSMVMVCSQDHPRMKDVVTMEELNEEKFTVFMSDEPGVKSYQSMVEKVHADKTIGFRCDSVFTIMAMISASHLVGYVPEIFYEKYKHVLRLKKLDAPFMLPPLDVFMIYNRSALNSSIFSSFIGQVAEN
- the ahpC gene encoding alkyl hydroperoxide reductase subunit C, with translation MSLINTKIKPFKNQAFKNGEFIEVTEKDTEGRWSVFFFYPADFTFVCPTELGDVADHYEELQKLGVDVYSVSTDTHFTHKAWHGSSETIAKIKYAMIGDPTGALTRNFDNMREDEGLADRATFVVDPQGIIQAIEVTAEGIGRDASDLLRKVKAAQYVASHPGEVCPAKWKEGEATLAPSLDLVGKI
- the ahpF gene encoding alkyl hydroperoxide reductase subunit F, producing the protein MLDTTMKTQLKAYLEKLTKPVELIATLDDSAKSAEIKELLAEIAELSPKVTFKEDNALAVRKPSFLITNPGSDQGPRFAGSPLGHEFTSLVLALLWTGGHPSKEAQALLEQIRDIDGDFEFETYYSLSCHNCPDVVQALNLMSVLNPRIKHTAIDGGTFQNEITDRNVMGVPAVYMNGKEFGQGRMTLTEIVAKVDTGAEKRAAEALNKRDAYDVLIVGSGPAGAAAAVYSARKGIRTGLMGERFGGQVLDTVDIENYISVPKTEGQKLAGALKAHVSDYDVDVIDSQSASKLVPAAVEGGLHQIETASGAVLKARSIIIATGAKWRNMNVPGEDQYRTKGVTYCPHCDGPLFKGKRVAVIGGGNSGVEAAIDLAGIVEHVTLLEFAPEMKADQVLQDKVRSLKNVDIVLNAQTTEVKGDGSKVTGLEYRDRVSGDVHSVALSGIFVQIGLLPNTTWLEGAIERNRMGEIIIDAKCETSVKGVFAAGDCTTVPYKQIIIATGEGAKASLSSFDYLIRTKTA